The following DNA comes from Halorubrum sp. BV1.
TGAGCGCCGGTCGCGTCGGTCGCGCGGTCGACGTTTATACTATCCGGGAGCGGATCGGCGGAGAACGTCTCCAAAGCCCCAGTCTTGAGTCCCGCCCGCGCAGCACCGCCCCGAACCTCACGCCTCCCCAGCCTCGTCAGTCGCCTCCCCTTCGCTCCGTCGACCGACTCCAGCGAGAATCGAAGATTCTCTGGCAGCCGGCGCTACGCGCCGGCGACCTCGCGGGCTCCTCGCGGCCGCCGGTGGCGGCCGCTCGGAAGCGCGCCACTGCGTCTGTCGAATAGATACACCTGTTCAATAAATGCACAAAACGTCCGATCGACCGCTTAGGTCCCGTGCTCCCAGCTGTCCATGTACTCGCGCTGTTCGTCGGAGAGCGTGTCGTGTTCGACGCCCTCCGCGGCGAGTTTGATCTCGGCGACCTCCCGGTCGAGTTCGTCGGGCACGTCGTGGACGCCGGGCTCGTACGTATCGCCGTTCTCGGCCAGTTCGCGCACCACGACCGCCTGCACGCCGAAGCTCTGATCCATCACTTCGACCGGGTGGCCGAGGGCGATGGGCGCGGCGAGGTTGACGAGCCGCCCCTCCGCGATGACGTTCAGCACGCGGCCGTCCTCCATCTCGAACCCCTCGACGCCGTCACGGACCTCGTAGCGGTCCACGGCCAGATCGTCGAGGTCCTCCAAGTTCACCTCCACGTCGAAGTGGCCGGCGTTCGCGAGCAGCACGCCGTCTTGCATCTGTTCGAAGTGCTCGCGGGTGATCACGTCGCGGTTGCCAGTGGTCGTGATGAACACGTCGCCCGTCTTCGCGGCTTCGGTCATCGGCATGACCTCGTACCCCTCCATGTGCGCCTCCAGGGCCTTCCGCGGGTCGACCTCGCAGACGATGACGTTCGCGTTCTGGCCTGAGGCCTTCTTCGCGACGCCCTTCCCGCACTGCCCGTACCCGCCGACGACGACGTCCTTGCCGGCCCACGAGAGGTTCGTCGTCATCGCGATGGTCGCGAGCGACGACTCCCCGGTGCCGTGGACGTTATCGAACAGCTGTTTCATCGGCGTGTCGTTCACGGCGAAGACTGGGTAATGGAGTTCGCCGTCGGCGTCCATCGCGCGCAGGCGATCGACGCCGGTGGTCGTCTCCTCGGCCCCGCCGACGATCGAGTCGATCAGGTCAGTGTACTCCTCGTGAACGAGTTTCACCATGTCCATCCCGTCGTCGACGGTGATCGTCGGATCGTGGGCGAGACAGGCGTGCATCGCGTCGTAGTACGCCTCGTCGTCGACGCCGCGCACCGCGTACGAGGTGATCGACTCGTGGGTGTCGAGCGCGGCCGACACGTCGTCGTGCGTCGAGAGGGGGTTACAGCCGGTGATCGCCACCTCGGCTCCGCCGTCCGCGAGAAGTTCGACGAGGTTCGCCGTCTTCGCCTCGACGTGCATCGCCATCGCGATCGTCTCGCCCGCCAGCGGCTGCGCCGCCTCGAACTCCTCGCGGAGCGCGGCTAAGATCGGCATGTGCTGGAGCGCCCAATCCATCTTCCGGCGTCCCTCCTCCCGAGCCGCCTCCACGTCTGAGAGGTGCTGTGATACCGGCGCGTACGCGGTTTCGCTCATACCCGCAGTTCGCTCACGCCGCACTAAACCCTGCCGACAGGAACCTGATAAAACGAATCTGCTCCGCCCGCGATCGCAGTTCTATTTCTCAGGCCGCTCCGAACTCCTGTCTACGGCGGTCCGTTTCCGTTTCCGTTTCCATTCCCGTTTCCGCTACTGGAGCCGCCGTCGTCGTCATCGTCTGCGTCGCTGTCGTCTTCATCGCTATCGTCCTCGTCCGCGTCGTCCTCATCGGCGTCATCCTCGTCCGCGTCGTCGTTCTCGTCGCTCTCATCGTCCTCATCGGCGTCATCCTCGTCCGCGTCGTCGTTCTCGTCATCCGCGTCGTCCTCATCGGCGTCATCCTCGTCCGCGTCGTCGTCCTCGTCGTCCGCGTCGTCGTCACGATCGGGTCCGGCGTGATCCGGCGGCCCGCGCTCGTCGTCTGCGTCATCGTCCTCGTCTGCGTCATCGTCCTCATCTACGTCGTCCGCGTCGTCGTCACTGTCCGGTCCGACGTTCTCGGGCGGTCCCTGATCGCCGTCGTTTCCGTTCCCGTTACCTGCACGGTCCGGCGCGTTGCCGGGGCCGTCGCTCGCGTTCCCGTCCGCGTCGTTCGGGCCGTCGGGAGCACCGGCGTCATCCGGCGCGTTGCCGGGGTTGTTCTCCCTGACGAAGTCCGAGACCGCGGCACCGATGCCGCCCTCGCGGTCGCCGATGCGGTCGATGAAGTCACGCACCAGCTGTCCGAACGGGCCTCCGGAGGCCGGCTCCTCTTCCACCGGTTCCTCGACCTCCTCGACGGTCAGGTCCACCGTCGCCGCGATAGAGTCATTCCCGACGGTCGCGGTCACGTCGACCGTGACGGTCTCTTCGGGTGCGGGCAGCGGCACCGTGCCGTTCTCGTCTGTCTCGTAGTCTCCGTCGCCGGCGTACGTGACGTTCTCTCCGTCGGCCGTGGTGACGGTGACCGAGGCGTTCTCGACCGCGTCACCGCCGTCGGTCACTGTGACGACCGGCTCGCCGTCGTCGATCGCCACGTCGAGCCCGAGTTCGGACTCGGCCGTCGCTTCGAGGTCGACCGTCGTCGACGCGCTCCGGTTGTCGGCCGTCGCGGTCACGTTGACCGTGACCGTCTCTTCGGGCGCTGGAAGTCCGACCGTGCCGTTCTCGTCGGTCGTGTACTCGCCCGCTCCGGCGTACGATTCGTTCGCCGGATCGACGACGGTGACGGTCACCGTCGCGTTCTGGAGTGCGGTGTCGTTTTCTGTCACCGTCACCGTCGGTTCGTCGTCCGTGTCGTCGACGCTCACGCCGAGTTCGCCGGCGGCGGCCGCGCCCCCGGCCACCGCGCCGAGCGCGATGAGCGCGACCACAAAGAGCGCAACCGGTTTCGTCCAAATCGTTCTGTCGCTCATGTCCACTCGGGTGATGCCGCCGGTACCACATAAAAAGGAAACTCCGTTAACGCGGTTTAATTCGTTTTGCGTCCCGGTTAACGCGGCTGTACTGGAGTTTTTTGATATCGCCGTCTGAGTCGGGAAATCCCCACCGTTTGGACGCCGATACGCCCCGATCGGCGTCGCGTCACCCCGGCTCGCGGTCCAGTCGGTTGTCGCGACCCCACCACCATCGGCGTCTCCGCGGCTCGGCCTGCGTCTCGCTGTGCGCCCCGACGACCGTCACACGCCCGCTTCGAGGCGTTGGTATCGGTCGCGGAACCGGGACAGACAGGAGGAACAACAGAAGTGGTACACCTCACCGTCGATCCGAGCCGTCTCGCCTTCGCTGTCGACCGTGTTCGAACACTCCGCACAGGTCAGCGCAAACTCGACCCCGTCGATCGAGGGCGTCCACTCGACCTCGTCCACGAGCGTGACGGTCCAGTCGTCGATCGAGAGTCCCTCGAAGATCCCCCCGAGCCACTCCCGGACGGCTCGCCCCCCGACGCGCGCGTAAAATCGGAGGTCGCCCTCGGCGGTGACGAACACGTGCTCGACGGCGTCGGCCTCTCGAAGGCGTTTTCGGGCCGTCTCCAGCGTCTCCGAGTCCGGTCCGGCGGCGACCGCGAGGTCGACGTCGACCATGACGGGGACGCCACCGCGGAGCTTCGTTCGATCGACGTCGACCGTGAACCCCTCGATGACGCCGGTCTCCTCCAGCCGGGTGACCCGATCGGAAACCGCCGGCCCGGACAACCCCACCCGCTCCCCGATCTCGCTGAACGGCCGGCGGGCGTCCGCGGCCAGAAGCGAGAGGATCTCCACGTCAGTCTCGTCTAGATCACGCATACCCAATTCGAGACGCGGATGACACAAGAATGTTGCTCGAAACACTTTCGAACCAAAACTCAAACGCACACTTGAGTGGTGACATCGAAGCAACAATCCACAAAGTCTTGGCTCCCCTATCGAACGACGTCATGGAGATGACCATCGCTGTCGAGGGAATGTCGTGTGAACACTGTGAGCAGAGCGTCGAGGAGGCGCTGTCGGGCGTCGCCGGCGTCACGGCCGCGCGCGCAAACCGCGAACGCGACGCCGCGATCGTCGAAGGGGACGCCGACGCGGACGCGCTCGTGCGTGCGGTCGAAGACGCCGGATACGAGGCGTCGACGTAGCCCACCCCGGTTGCCGGCTCGGCGGATGCCGGCCCGCGGACTAGCGGCCCGGATGGCACGCCGCCCAACGGGCTAGCGGTTCAGCGTGTGTATCGCCTGCCCGCGGGCGTTCTCCGCGGCTTCCATCACCGCCTCCGCGAGCGTCGGGTGGGTGTGGACCGTCGCCGCGACGTCTTCCAGCGTCGCGCCCATCTCGATCGCGAGCGCGACCTCCGCGATCAGCTCTGACGCCTCCGGTCCGACGATCTGGCCGCCGAGCACGAAGCCGGTCTCTTCGTCCGCGACGATCCGAACGAACCCCTCGGTGTGGCCGGTCGTCATCGCCCGGCCGGAGGCGTTGAACGGCATCTCGCCAACCGCGGGGTCGAACCCGGCCTCCGCGGCCTCGCTCTCGGTCATCCCGACCGTGCCGACTTCGGGGTCGGTGAAGACGGCGGCGGGAACGGCCTGCCGGTCGAGCGCGGCCGGCTCGCCCGCGATCACCTCGGCGGCGACGACCCCCTCGTTCGAGGCCGCGTGCGCGAGCATCGGGTCGCCCGCCACGTCGCCGACGGCATGAATGTGTTCGACCCCGGTACGCGTCCGATCATCCGTCTCGATGAACCCGCGCTCGTCCGTCTCGACCCCCGCGTTTTCGAGGTCGAGTCCGTCGGTGACGGGCCGGCGGCCGACCGCGACGAGAACTTTGTCCACGGGGTACGAGGACTCTTCTCCCGCTTCCGTCTCGGTGTGAAGCAGATAGCCGCCGTCGCCGCCCTCCGACCACTCGCTCGCACCCTCGCCGAACTGGAAGGTCACGCCGAGTTCCTCGGCGCGCTTCCGGACGATCCGCTTCACGTCGTCTTCGTAGGGGTCGAGGATTTCGTCGAGCATCTCGACGACCGTCACGTCGGCCCCGAGCTTGGCGAACGTCGTCGCAAGCTCCATGCCGATGTAGCCGCCCCCGACGATCCCGAGCCGGTCGGGCACCGCGTCGGCGTCGAGCGCGTCGGCGGAGCTCCAGACGTGGTCGTCCGCGAAGTCGAAGCCGGGGATCTGGATCGGCCGCGAACCGGTCGCGACGACCGCGTGCTCGAACTCCAGCGTCTCCGAGCCCTGCCCGTCGCCGCGGTGTGCGACGCGGACGGTCGTCTCGTCGACGAACGACGCCGTGCCCTCGATCAGGTTCACGCCGTTGGCCTTACAGAGCTTCTCGACCCCGCCTGTGAGCCGGCCGACCACGCCGTCTTTCCACTCGATCATCTTGCCGAGGTCAACGGCCGGGTCGGCGTGGACGCCCATGAACTCCGCGTTGCCGGCCTCGTGGGCCAGTCCCGCGCCCGTGATGAGCGCCTTCGAGGGGATACACCCGCGGTTGAGACAGGCACCGCCGTAGGCGTCCTTCTCGACCAAGGTCGTGTCGAGTCCCTCCTGTGCGGCGCGGATGGCGGCGACGTAGCCGCCCGGTCCAGCGCCGATGACCAGTACCTCCGTTCCCGTCGTGACGTCTCCGACTACCATTGTTCGTTCAAGAGCAGCAGGGGTTCTTTCAACTGTTCCATGACTGTGTTCGCGAACTCGGCCGCGACCGCGCCGTCGACGACGCGGTGATCGATAGACAGCGACAGCGGGAGCGTCGGGGCCGCGACCACCTCACTGCCGTCCCCGCGGCCGATCGCGTCGCCGCCGGCGAGCCCGTCACCGCCGACACCACCGCGGTCGCCCGTTCCGTCACCGCCGCGCTCGCGTACGACGGGACGCTTCTCGATGGCTCCGAGGCCCATGATGGCCGTCTCGGGGTAGTTGATGATCGGCGTGGCGTACTCGCCGCCGATAGCGCCGAAGTTGGTGATCGAGAACGTTCCGCCCGTCATCTCGCCGGGCTTCAGCGTCCGATCCCTCGCACGGGCGGCGAGGTCAGAAATCTCGTCGGCCAACTCGAAGAGCCCCTTCTCGTCGACGTCCTCGACCACGGGCACCATCAGACCGGCGTCGGTCGCGACGGCGATCCCGAGGTTGTACTCGTCTTTCAACAGGATCTCTCCGTCGTCCTCGCGCAGTTCGCTGTTGAGGACTGGGTACTCCCTGAGCCCCGCCACGATCGCCTTCATCACGAACGGCATGTAGGTGAGCTTCACCCCGCGCTCCTCGGCGACGGGTTTCAACCGCTCGCGGGCCTCGACGAGCCGGTCGACCCTGACGGTGTCGTGGTGGGTGACGTGCGGCGCGGTGTACTTCGACCGCTCCATCTGCTCGCCGATCGTGCGGCGGACGCCGCGGTAGGGAATCGTCTCCGCGCTCTCGACGGTGTCTGCAGTGTCGACGGCGTCGGCCGAACTGCCGGACGCCGAGCCCGTCTCGCTCGCCGCCCCGCCGGCCGGAGCGGTCGCCGAATCGGTCGCGTCGATATCGACCGCGCGGGGCGAGGGCGTCTCAGACCCCGTCATCGCCGCGTCGGTCCCACCCGTCGGTCCGTCCCCTTCTAGTGCGTTAGCGTACGCCCGCACGTCGGCCTCGGTGACGAACGCCTCTCCATCGCGGGTCTCGTCCGTGGGCACGTCGTCGATGTCGACGCCCAGTTCGCGAGCGACCTTGCGGGTCGCCGGCGTCGCGAGCGTGGTCTCGCGGCCGGCCGGCTCCGGTGCGGCCTCCGCTGTCCCGGCGGCTCCCGTCTCGCTCCGCTTCGCGACCGCTGTCTTCCTCTCGCTCGCGTCGCCGGGGGCAGACCGCGGCGTCGGGGCGTCGTCGGGGTCGCCGACGACTACGCCTCCGTCGTCTGCTCCCGAACCGCTCTCGGCGTGGGCTCGCACGTCGGCCTCAGTCACTCGTCCACCGGGGCCGCTCCCGTCGACCGCCCCGATCGCGACGCCCAACTCGCGGGCGAGCCGGCGCGCGGACGGCGGCGCGAACGTCCGGCCGCCGGCGACCGTGGGCTCGGCATCGGATTCCGGCTCGGCATCGGATTCCGGCTCGGCATCGGATTCGCCTTCGCTCGAATCCACCCTCTCCCCGTCGCCTCCTGCCTCGTCCTCGCCGCCGCTTTCGCTCGTGGCGGGTGCCGATTCGTCGTCAGTTGCGTCTTCCTCGTCAACGCGGAACGAGATGATCACGTCGCCGACGGGGACGACGTCGCCCTCATCGACGAACAGCTCCTCGACGACGCCGTCGTACCGCGACGGCACCTCCACCAGCGCCTTGTCGGTTTCCACCTCCGCGACCGGTTGATCTTCCTCGACCCGGTCGCCGGGCGAGACGAGCCAAGTGACGAGTTCGCCCTCCGCGACACCCTCGCCGACATCGGGTAGTGTGAACTCTTTGAGTGACATACTCAGAACTCAACCGCCTCCCTAATACCGTCCTCGATGCGCGCCGCCGTCGGGAGGTAGTAATCCTCCAGCGCGTACAGCGGGTACGGCACGTCGAACCCCGTCACGCGCCCGATCGGCGCTTCCTGATACAACAGCGACTCCTCCTGAATGATCGCGGTGATCTCGCCGGCGAGCCCGCCCGTCTTCGGCGCCTCGTGGACGACGACCGCGCGGCCGGTCGCCTCGAACGCCTCGAGTATCGCCTCCCGGTCGAGCGGCGAGACGGTTCTGAGGTCGACGACCGTGCAGTCTATCCCCTCCTCGGCGAGCGTTTCGGCCGCCTCCAGGGTCGGCCGAGTCATCGCGCCGTAAGTGAACACGGCGACGTCGTCGCCCTCGCGCCGCGTGACCGCCTCGCCGATCGGAACGGTGTACGGCTCCTCGGGCACCTCCTCGCGGAACGCCCGGTAGATGAGTTTCGGTTCGAGAACGACCACGGGGTCGGGGTCGCGGATCGACGCCGCCAAGAGCCCCTTCGCGTCGTGCGGTGTCGAGGGAATAACAACCTTGAGACCCGCCTCGTGGGCGTACAACGCCTCTTTCGACTCCGAGTGGTGTTCCGGCGCGCGGATGCCGCCGCCGTAGGGGGCTCGCAGCGTCAGCGGCATCGTGAACTGTCCGCGAGTGCGCGCGCGGAATCGGGCCACATGCGAGACTATCTGGTCGAACCCGGGATACATGAACCCGGAGAACTGGATCTCAGGAACCGGACGAAGCCCCATCGACGCCATGCCGACCGCACAGCCGACGATGCCCGACTCCGCGAGCGGCGTGTCGACGACGCGGTCGCCGCCGAACTCGTCGTACAGGCCTTCCGTCGCCCGAAAGACGCCGCCGTTTTTCCCGACGTCTTGGCCCAACACGAGCACGTCGTGGTCCTCGCGCATCTCGGTGTACAGTCCGTCTCGTATCGCCTGCACCAGGGTGAGATTCTGTGTCTCGGTCATTTACTCCTCCAAGAAGGCCGCGTCGCCGTGCGACTCGCGAACCGCGGCGAGTTCGCCGTGCTGTCGTTCGAGTTCGGTCGGAACCGCCGCGTAGGCGTGTTCGAACAGTTCGCGCGGCTCCGGTCGCGGCGCCGACTCGGCCGCCTCGATGGCGTCGGCGACCCGCGACTCGACCGCCGATTCGATCTCGGCGACGCGCCCGTCGTCGAGTACCCCCTCCGAACGGAGATACGCCTCCAGCCGCGGGATGGGGTCTTTCTTTTGCCATCGCTCGACGTCGTCGTCGTCGCGGTAGGCCGTGGGGTCGTCGGCGGTCGTATGCGCGCCGAACCGGAACTGTACCGCCTCGATGAGCGTCGGCCGCGGGCGGTCCGTCTCGGGGTCGCGCGCCTTCTCGACGGCCGCCTCCGTGACCCGGTACACCGCGAGCGGATCCATTCCGTCGACCTGCACGCCGTCTATCCCGTACGCCTCCGCCTTCTGTGCCAGCGTCGCGCTGCGCGTCTGCCGCGCCCGCGGAACCGAGATGGCCCACTGGTTGTTGTTACAGAAGAACACCGTGGGAGTGTCGAACACGCCGGCGAAGTTGACCCCCTCGTGGAAGTCGCCCTCACTCGTGGCCCCGTCGCCGAAGTAACAGCAGACCACCTCGTCGGTTCCCCGCAGCGACGCCGCCCACGACGCGCCCGTGGCGTGGAGGATCTGCGAGGCGATCGGGACGGCGAGGGGAAAGACCTTGACGCCGTCTGCGACTCGGTTCCCGTCCGGGTGGCCCATCCAGTAGAGGAGGGTCCGCTTCAGCGAGCGTCCCCGAACGAAGCCGGCGGCGTGCTCGCGGTAGGACGGAACGACCCAGTCGTCGTCGCCGAGGGCCGCGGCTGAGCCGACCTGCGCGCCTTCCTGTCCCGACAGCGGCGGGTACGTCCCCACCCCCCCCTGTCGTTGGAGGCTCACCGCCCGCGCGTCGAAGTGCCGCGCGAGTCGCATTTGTCGATAGACGTCGACGAGCGTCTCGTCGTTGACGTCAGGGACCTCGCCGACGACCGCGCCGTCCTCGTCGAGCACGCGGACCGGATCGTCGTACGGCCTGTCGAACACGCTCACGGCCGAACCCTCCTGTTCATACGTAAATCGTCCACCGCCCGGGTATTATTGGTTTCGTACGCAGTTTAGGATGGTCAGAAATCGACCACTGAACTACGGACCCGTCCAGCGTATTTCGACATAATCGGACGAACTCAATCGATTCGTGCCCGACTCGCCAGACTTTCTGCTGCCGTCAGCGGCGCTAGCAGGTTCCCGCCCGACCACGCGAGCGAGCCTCTGTCGGCAGTGCCGGCAGCGACTCACCCGAGTCGGAAAGAGGGCTCGTCCGGCTCGCCGTCGAGGTCCTCCAGTTGGATCACCTCTTCGTCGCCGTCCTCCAGCTGCTCGCGGAGGTAGTTGACGTAGCGTTTGTGCTCTTCTAACTGCTCACGGAGGTGATCCGCTTCCAGCTCCAGCCGCTCGTGCTCGCGGACGAAGCTCTTCGGCACCTCGATCTTCGGAGGGAACGACTCGCCGCTCTCGCCCATGCTGTCCAGTTCAGCCTCCGGAACGACCCGGACCTGTCCGTCGTGGGCAACCAGCGTATCCACGTAGTCCCGGAAGACCGCCGAAAGCGATATGTCGCGCTCCTCGGCGATGTCACGGAGGGTCTCGAACGCGTCCTCGTTGACGCGGAACGAGATCGTCTTGTTTTTGTTGCCCATTACCGGACCATTCGTCCCGCAGAATACTTAAACGTTTGTCAGACGATCGCAGGATCCGTGTCGGAACCGACCGGAGAGCGGTCTAACTCCCGATCTCTCCGCAGCCGCGCTCGATCGGCCGCCGGTCACAGACCGATCGACGCGACGATTCCGCGCTACAGATCCGGCGTCTCTGTCGGCTCGTCGGCCGCGGAACCGTCAGTTCCGTCGCCGGCCGCGGAACTGTCGCCGGCCAGCTCGTCGCCGGTGCTCTCGTCTAAGTCTTCGAGCGCAGACAGCGCCGCGGCCTTGTACGTCTCGGGGTCGACGTCGTACTCTTCGCGAGCCATCCGCGCGTACTCGTTCCCGTCGTCGTCGAAGGCGGCGACGCGCTCTATGGTCCGGTTCGCGGTCTCTACGACCCACCGATCGCGGGTCGCGGCGTCCACTTCGGTGATCGACTCGGGGCGGACCGACACCCGGACGGTGCCGTCGTCGGTCTCGTACGTCCGGGGCTTCCCCACGACTGCGACGTAGGCGGGGGCGTCGAGTTCACGGAGCTTCGAGGCGGCCTCCGGCTGATACTGGCCGGCGTACACGAAGAACGTGCCCGTCGGGTCGACGATGCGGCCGCGCCAGTACTCCGAGTCCTCGCCGACGTCCTCCTTCTCGGTCAGCGTACCGACGAAGAACACGCGGTTCGCCGACTCGCCCGTCGGTAACAGCGCGTACACGGGCGCGCGCTCGTCGTCGGACTCGGTGAACGTGAAGCCGGCGTCGTTGAACTCGGTCGCGAACACGCGGCGGGCGACCTCTCGGGTGGGGGCTGATTGGCTCATTTAAATCGACCTCGCTTCGATCAGCGCGCTCTCCGTATCCACGCTTCCGGGCTCTTCCATCTCGTCGACCAAAACGTACCGGCGGAACGTGGGGCCGGTGACGCGGTAGTACCGACCGAGCACGTCGTCGGCCATCTCCTCCGCGACGACCG
Coding sequences within:
- a CDS encoding heavy-metal-associated domain-containing protein, with translation MEMTIAVEGMSCEHCEQSVEEALSGVAGVTAARANRERDAAIVEGDADADALVRAVEDAGYEAST
- the lpdA gene encoding dihydrolipoyl dehydrogenase, with protein sequence MVVGDVTTGTEVLVIGAGPGGYVAAIRAAQEGLDTTLVEKDAYGGACLNRGCIPSKALITGAGLAHEAGNAEFMGVHADPAVDLGKMIEWKDGVVGRLTGGVEKLCKANGVNLIEGTASFVDETTVRVAHRGDGQGSETLEFEHAVVATGSRPIQIPGFDFADDHVWSSADALDADAVPDRLGIVGGGYIGMELATTFAKLGADVTVVEMLDEILDPYEDDVKRIVRKRAEELGVTFQFGEGASEWSEGGDGGYLLHTETEAGEESSYPVDKVLVAVGRRPVTDGLDLENAGVETDERGFIETDDRTRTGVEHIHAVGDVAGDPMLAHAASNEGVVAAEVIAGEPAALDRQAVPAAVFTDPEVGTVGMTESEAAEAGFDPAVGEMPFNASGRAMTTGHTEGFVRIVADEETGFVLGGQIVGPEASELIAEVALAIEMGATLEDVAATVHTHPTLAEAVMEAAENARGQAIHTLNR
- a CDS encoding AsnC family transcriptional regulator; its protein translation is MRDLDETDVEILSLLAADARRPFSEIGERVGLSGPAVSDRVTRLEETGVIEGFTVDVDRTKLRGGVPVMVDVDLAVAAGPDSETLETARKRLREADAVEHVFVTAEGDLRFYARVGGRAVREWLGGIFEGLSIDDWTVTLVDEVEWTPSIDGVEFALTCAECSNTVDSEGETARIDGEVYHFCCSSCLSRFRDRYQRLEAGV
- a CDS encoding alpha-ketoacid dehydrogenase subunit beta produces the protein MTETQNLTLVQAIRDGLYTEMREDHDVLVLGQDVGKNGGVFRATEGLYDEFGGDRVVDTPLAESGIVGCAVGMASMGLRPVPEIQFSGFMYPGFDQIVSHVARFRARTRGQFTMPLTLRAPYGGGIRAPEHHSESKEALYAHEAGLKVVIPSTPHDAKGLLAASIRDPDPVVVLEPKLIYRAFREEVPEEPYTVPIGEAVTRREGDDVAVFTYGAMTRPTLEAAETLAEEGIDCTVVDLRTVSPLDREAILEAFEATGRAVVVHEAPKTGGLAGEITAIIQEESLLYQEAPIGRVTGFDVPYPLYALEDYYLPTAARIEDGIREAVEF
- a CDS encoding RPA family protein, with translation MSQSAPTREVARRVFATEFNDAGFTFTESDDERAPVYALLPTGESANRVFFVGTLTEKEDVGEDSEYWRGRIVDPTGTFFVYAGQYQPEAASKLRELDAPAYVAVVGKPRTYETDDGTVRVSVRPESITEVDAATRDRWVVETANRTIERVAAFDDDGNEYARMAREEYDVDPETYKAAALSALEDLDESTGDELAGDSSAAGDGTDGSAADEPTETPDL
- the pdhA gene encoding pyruvate dehydrogenase (acetyl-transferring) E1 component subunit alpha, whose amino-acid sequence is MSVFDRPYDDPVRVLDEDGAVVGEVPDVNDETLVDVYRQMRLARHFDARAVSLQRQGGVGTYPPLSGQEGAQVGSAAALGDDDWVVPSYREHAAGFVRGRSLKRTLLYWMGHPDGNRVADGVKVFPLAVPIASQILHATGASWAASLRGTDEVVCCYFGDGATSEGDFHEGVNFAGVFDTPTVFFCNNNQWAISVPRARQTRSATLAQKAEAYGIDGVQVDGMDPLAVYRVTEAAVEKARDPETDRPRPTLIEAVQFRFGAHTTADDPTAYRDDDDVERWQKKDPIPRLEAYLRSEGVLDDGRVAEIESAVESRVADAIEAAESAPRPEPRELFEHAYAAVPTELERQHGELAAVRESHGDAAFLEE
- a CDS encoding 2-oxo acid dehydrogenase subunit E2, with the protein product MSLKEFTLPDVGEGVAEGELVTWLVSPGDRVEEDQPVAEVETDKALVEVPSRYDGVVEELFVDEGDVVPVGDVIISFRVDEEDATDDESAPATSESGGEDEAGGDGERVDSSEGESDAEPESDAEPESDAEPTVAGGRTFAPPSARRLARELGVAIGAVDGSGPGGRVTEADVRAHAESGSGADDGGVVVGDPDDAPTPRSAPGDASERKTAVAKRSETGAAGTAEAAPEPAGRETTLATPATRKVARELGVDIDDVPTDETRDGEAFVTEADVRAYANALEGDGPTGGTDAAMTGSETPSPRAVDIDATDSATAPAGGAASETGSASGSSADAVDTADTVESAETIPYRGVRRTIGEQMERSKYTAPHVTHHDTVRVDRLVEARERLKPVAEERGVKLTYMPFVMKAIVAGLREYPVLNSELREDDGEILLKDEYNLGIAVATDAGLMVPVVEDVDEKGLFELADEISDLAARARDRTLKPGEMTGGTFSITNFGAIGGEYATPIINYPETAIMGLGAIEKRPVVRERGGDGTGDRGGVGGDGLAGGDAIGRGDGSEVVAAPTLPLSLSIDHRVVDGAVAAEFANTVMEQLKEPLLLLNEQW
- a CDS encoding adenosylhomocysteinase, with the protein product MSETAYAPVSQHLSDVEAAREEGRRKMDWALQHMPILAALREEFEAAQPLAGETIAMAMHVEAKTANLVELLADGGAEVAITGCNPLSTHDDVSAALDTHESITSYAVRGVDDEAYYDAMHACLAHDPTITVDDGMDMVKLVHEEYTDLIDSIVGGAEETTTGVDRLRAMDADGELHYPVFAVNDTPMKQLFDNVHGTGESSLATIAMTTNLSWAGKDVVVGGYGQCGKGVAKKASGQNANVIVCEVDPRKALEAHMEGYEVMPMTEAAKTGDVFITTTGNRDVITREHFEQMQDGVLLANAGHFDVEVNLEDLDDLAVDRYEVRDGVEGFEMEDGRVLNVIAEGRLVNLAAPIALGHPVEVMDQSFGVQAVVVRELAENGDTYEPGVHDVPDELDREVAEIKLAAEGVEHDTLSDEQREYMDSWEHGT